The Malus domestica chromosome 17, GDT2T_hap1 genome contains the following window.
TTCTCCTCACAaaaacattaaaagtgttgtatAACTTAACTAATCATTTTAGCATTTAGGTTGAATGTTCTAAGAGGTTTGTAGTATAGTTAGTTAAGAGTATTCACCTCTACACTGGAGATCTTAAGTTCAATTTCCCCTTCTCAATACTTCTACCAAAAATAGTCAATCTTGTATCTGATTTAGGAATTTCTACTTcatattattcctaaaataaaaaatataaatgattCCAAAATTCGACGTGTGTCTAATTtcagtttaaataaaattaaaaagaagttGTGAAGGTAAGAATATTTGAAAGCAACATTCAAAATGCgggaagaaaagaataaaacgGATGGGTGGCGGATGGCGGTAGTTCCAATATCAGCCAATCATCAGGAGTTGGATTGAGGACAGAACCAAAGCCAGTCCTTCctcttttatatattatatacatatattgatATATGAAGATGTTAGTTTTATTACTTGCATTTTGTTGAGAGTCTGAATCCCACGTCGGAGAAAGAAAAGACCTTGCATGTACTTATAAATAGTTAAAATTCTTGCAATTGATGAAGTGTGTTTAATTAGATTCTAGTTTTTGCTTTAGAAATTTTATTcaaatttgaagaataaagtTGTATGGATTTTTGAAGAATTTGACAGAAATTGTGGTGCATGATGAATAGAGTGGTAAACAGGTGAATGTAAGTAAAGTTTGATAACAGAAGAAGATTTAGAAAAGCCAACAATCTGTATAAAGAAGATAGGATTCTTGAAGCTAGTCCTTCCCTCAAGAAAAGCCAACAGTCTGTCTACAAATTTCATGTCAAGTCTTCTGCAATAGTGAGAGAAGTCCATATGGCACGTAGGGAAATAGGTCGATTCAAAGAAAGCAGAACGGACACAGACGCCGTAAGAGCACAAGCTCAATCCGAGATGCTTGATGCAATGAAGAGAGCAAAAGATTTGTCATCTGTAATTGAGTAATCAAGCTCCAAGACGAAATCACATACGCGAGAGATTCAAGTACTACAGAAATCGTGAAGGCACGTAGGTAGGCGGGAAGATCAGGTATTGGTTATTGGGGCtgtggacaaaaaaaaatatacagaaGTGATGAGAGAATTCAAACTTGTGAGACAGGAACCAAGCATGCTTAAGCTTTGATATGGCATCGATTTTACAAGAGAAATTggggacagagaagcaaacagaGGCCTCAAAATTAAAGATGTTTTATACATGCTTAAGCACTCGTTAACAAGTTCTTAACGACCCAACTCGTTAACAAGTTCTTAACGGATACCCGATAACAACTCGATTCGTTAACAGATTGACTCGAAACTTGTTATTTTTGTATCATTTCGTACATGATTAACGGGTCGTAAGAAATTACCAAGCCTACAATATACTGTGGCTGAAGGGATACGAAATTTTTTAACTCAACAACAATCAAAGAGAGTATACTATTATATTATTACAACCATTCCTAATAACAGAATGTAGTAGTCAATAATACAGGAATGAATAGCTGAAACAGCTGTGTAAATCAAATTTAACAGCTAAACACCCATAGTATTGAATGGTACGTAAAATTGAAGTCACACCCTATAATAAGTTTAAACTAAAAAATGTAGGAAAAAGTTTTGGTTCTATAATTTAAACACAGTGCCATCAAATTACCTATATATTGTTCATAACTCGTACAATTTTAACTGCTCGtcagaagaaagagagaaaaggaagaaacaaCAAATTGGATTTTGGACGGGACTCGAACCAAATCCGCCGTCCATCCGATCATGTAATGAAACTGTCACAAAAAATGCAGCGAAGTATTGCTCTTCCTTTCTTGAAAACCCTTTTCTCAACGAGCGCAccaaaaaatgaataaattttTTGTATTAACTGGATGATCCTCACCTGAGATAACGAGACACAAAGTAAAACTCTTGCCACCCCTTACAGAGACAAATCAAATTTTATTGGTTCTGAGTTTCCTCTGGTCCCTTTGCTTTGCCTCTGAGCATGTCAGTGAAATTCCCCCGCATTATTCGCCTTAATCTAGTGTCTTCTGCAGGTGGTGAAGGTGCGGCCTTTGGGGACTCAACGGGCTCTGGTGGTGGCTCGGGactttctttctttcccagTAGACCACCTTCACCAAAGAAACTACTCACGGAGGATGCAAGCCCAGCCCCCATCACCTTACTGATGGTATCAAAAGTTCCACCAGATCTCTCCTTCATTATAATTTCAAGGGCTTCTTTGTGTGCAGGGTCAAGCGCATCAGAGTCTCTAAATAAGTTCTGTATCGCAGGCATAAGAAAGTCCCGAACACTAGTTGCTGAAATATCTGGATTAATTACGTATATTTGAAATCAATATCAGCAACACATTACAAAAGCTGAAAATTCTGGAACATAGGGTTACGAATATAAACTATAACTGTAGGTCATTGTTTTAACATCATAGTAGGTCATCAAAACTCCGCACACATATTACCAATCAGTTAAGAATCCTATGAAGCTACAGTTTGGCATGGCACGATTTGTTAGGGCGCCACCAAAAACTAGTTTCGACACATGATTGTAAAGTTCCAACTATGTAAATAAGGTCATTAAAGTGAAAACTGATATGATCTAGGGATATTGACTCAAGCATCTTGTTTTTACATAAACATATGGTTTCAAGCATGGCTGCTCAAAAACTTAGAAGAACTGGTGATCTGTGTATTATATTGACATTATAGTCGTTTAATATTTGATGTTTGTTTGCATGCTAAAGAAACATAACCTCGTTTAGAGTAAAATTAGGGTTAAAAAATGCATACGATTCTCTTTGATAAAATGCATAACGTATTTAAGTCTGAAAATAATCTAGGTAATCAGACCAAATTTCTTTTACATGTTCCCAAGAAGTGTACAAGCGTCATGTTCTATATATACGAAGGAAAGTGAAAGATAATGTAGCTCAAGGTGTGTAATGGTGCAGAAAGGGAAGAGAAATTAATAAACTAACAATATATAGAACATCTGGgtcataagaaaaagaaaacctgTTGCATCCAGAGCACGGATTGCTTCGCAAAATGCATTGGCTCTCTCACGCCGGCGCATCAAGTCACTTGAAGGTGGAGTGGCCGTCAGTTGAAAAATCTTGGACAAAAGATGTACATGATGTCAAAGAAACAAAGTAACCCAATGATTATTCAAAAATGAATCCAATAGAAAATTTCCCAACCAACTAAATAAGGTGTGTGTGCTTATGAACACGTTGCTGAAAATGTGCTACTAGTAATTTTGAGTAAGCATGTAGAGGATATAATCTTTAAGTCTATCCGTTGTATGTGGTACAGCAACCACCAATGCACGAACCACAGCAATGGCAGCTTCATGAGATCCATCTTCAAGAAAAGCATCCATTTGAACACGTATCTTATCAACAATCTGGGAGTTTTATTTTGGTCAGCCAGATGTATGAAAACCGTTCAATTAAGTAAGCTAATATCTTAATTGCAGAAGGAAGAGAACTCATACCATGTCATTTCTAAAATGTTGGGCCACTGCTCCAAAGGCATCTATGCTTGCATACTTCACACTCAAGTTTTGGTCAGAACCCAGAGTAACTAGGGCAGGTAATATATGAGTAGATGCAACTTTCGCATCGATATATGGAACCTATAAACGAAGGaaaccaattaattatttcttaATCAGACACATAAAGAAATTAGTACTCCAAGAATGGATAGACTTACAATGACTTTCAACAGATTGGCAGCATTTATTTTCATATCTATGTTGGAGCTGACAACCATTTCCCAGAGTAAATTAAATATCATACCGTGATGATCTTCAGATGTGCTGCATTATGGAAAGCCCTTCAGTCAAAATTAAGTTACAAAAAGTTAGTCATAAAAGGTATTTATTGCTTTACTAACCAAAGGAACCGAACAGCATCAACAATCTCAGCATTGCACTTCGTAGATTGATTTGGAACACCTTCAACTAATAACTTTCTCAGGTACTCCACTAATTGTTCATGTTTGCTTGGACCACCCAAAACACCAGCCAAGAGAAGAGGTAGGACACACATAGTAGCCAATCTCTTAGCCACAGCCGTTCTTGGCCTCAAACCTGTTATGTAGATAATATCCACAATTAAGAGAACACACAACACTGGTGTGAAAGGATTTCAAGTAATTTTAAAGTTATTACCTTTGATTCCAGAATGCGTTGCAGATGGGAAAAATGTCAATTCAACTTCTTCCCCAACAGCTAACAAGAATACAGGCAGCATTATGTGTGTCAAATAAGAATCCCCGTAGAGTTCTGATACAGCCAATAGAAACTGCATTACCAACATTTAGATCAGAAACAATTAATAAAGTATTGTTGATGATGTAATATAAAAAAGACACCAAAGACAGAGAAAGATACCTTGGTGATTTGGTTTCGCAAATTGTCCTCTTTTGGAGGTAACAAGCATGCGAGCTGTATTAAAGCAGGAAAGCAGTCGACATGTAGCCACTCAAATGCAGGCAATTGAACATGTCCACTACCGGGTTAACAAAATTCTCATTAGCAGTTATAGTAAATCAATTTAACAATATCACTACCAAAAGACACAAGTCAAACGGCTATGTTCTGTCAGAAAATAGTAGACAGGCCTGAAAAaagaatatataacaaagtaaaataaaataaaaaggaaaaaagagaaaagagctTACCCTGCATACAATTCAAGGAAAGATTTGGAAAATATTGATCCAGTTGTTTCGGGATCAGAAGAAACTGGGCACTTCTCAATTGCTTTCTGGTGCACATACGGAAGAATTTCCTCCAGCATTCGTAGTAAAACATCAACATTCCAGCGTTCTCGTTCACCTAAAACACGAAAATGTGACTCCACAGAACCTTCAATGCCCGAAAGAGGAGGACAGCGCTGCAATGTCACAAGGATGCAAATTAAAGAAAGTATCATTAGAAAGACCTTAGTCATAAGTGGAAAATATAATCAAACAGAAACAGACCTGAACAGAGCTTGATATATGAGAGAGTAGAACTCTTAAGATATGGTCTAATTTGTTTCCCCACTTGTTTACTGCAGGGACTAATTGCTTAAGCGTCGTTTCCACCACCACTCCAGAGGGATCACAGACCAATTGGAACATCAACTCCTCGacctataaataaaaatacagtAAAATATTGGAGAAACAGATCCTTGACCActttatccatttatttcttGTCAGTCATCATATTATGAGGAGAAAATTCTCCATGCCCTAGACCATGTGGCATCAACCTGTTCTAGAGCTTACATTGTAGCCATTTCTGTCAAGTCAGAATTCCTCTCCATGAGAGCCTCTGAAGCATATTAGTGAGGCTGACCTTGAAATATTTGTCCATGGTCGGGAAGAGTGGAAGCAGCAATGCAAGATTATGTGCAGCAGCCTCCCGGACAACAGTTGCAGAATCTTCTATAAGTTGTTGAACAATGGACAATATAAGAGAATCACGAATCTCAGGCCGGACAAACTCTGCAAGCTCTCCACATGATTGAGCAACTAGCAGCCTGCGTTCCTCATACATATGATTTATCTGCAACCAACAAACCGGAGAAACATAAGAAAAACTAATCAGAAATACGAAAAGGTTAGACAAGATCCTCTCAAGGTGTGGCTCAAACTTACTTGTTCCCAACACTGGGGAAGCAATTCTGTTTCTGTTCTCATCTCTCCTACATTCTTAGCAAGGTTAACACATGCCTGAAATGCAGTTAAAGATTCAGAAACAAGTCCAAAACAATGCAGCTATATTACAAATAATGTGGTACTTCGAATATTAGCCTACATCCATTATAATTCTTCTCTGCTGCTCATCTGGGCGTTTGATTAGGTTAAACAATGTGTGGGTTAAGGAATCCCGAGTGCTGCTATCTGGATGGCGTTCAATCGCACACATGATTAGGGGAAGAAGCTCCTGTGAATGCAtaaccaataaaaaaattaaaaatatatcgTTCTATTAAAGGATCAATTTAAAGATCCATTCATACAAtgataataacaataataatatatttatacacatatatatatatacatgtacataTGAAAAGGTAAGCAAACCTCCCGATGgttgatcaaaacataaggaacaaTCTTCGGCAAAGCATCAGCAAGGATCTGAATGGTCTCTAGGCCCTGTAAAATATAAGCATAACTTAAGAAAAGGAATAGAAGGGAAGGGCAGTTCCAAAGCTTCTAAAAAATCATTCTATGTTCTATTATTCAAAATTTAGATGGGTGTCCCATccaaaacgaaaagaaaaagggaTGTGCCAGGGTAGATATCAAAAGAAGAGCCAACCctggaagaagaaaaacatgTCTGATCCGGTCTCCTATAAAGGCATTGATGCAATAAAAGAAATGTAAAAGAAACTTGCCCTTTTCTCGGAAACATTTTCAGGACTAAGATTCTCTGACATTAGATGTAGGCTGCTGCCTAATGATGGTTCATCATTTTGTTTGGAGACGCTATCACCATTCACCAAGGTACTACTATCACTCAAAACACCGACAGAGACCTCATGTGAAACTTCCTTCAGTTCAACTGTGTTATCATGAAAACTTTGAGCAGCCAGAGACTGatcttcttccttttccacAACTTTCGATTCTACATCAACTGGTGGGATTACACTTTTATCTTCATCGACGACAACGACCTTTTCTTCCATTTGCACAGACTCTTTTTCAAAATTGGTGGTCTCTGAAAAATCATGAGCTTTTGTGTTTTTGGATTTTAAACTTTCTAGTTCCATCTGCAATGATTTAATTTCTTCCTTGTATCTTTCCAAGGAAagaggttggatttgatcagCATCAGCAGCTCCCATATTCGTTCCAGAACGATATGCTTCAATGTGCATTTTCAATGCAGTGACTTCAGCTCTACAATCATTGAGCTCCTTTCTCTGGTGTTCCAAGGACTGCTTCAAATCTTGTACCTGAAATAAAGGGTGTATTATTTTCTTacatatgatttttcattagatAACATCTCAATGCAGTGTACTAAAGGGACTTACAAGGTTTTCTTTGTCTTTAAGGTCCTTCTGAAGAGCTTCCAATGATTTGCTTAGTGTACTTATTTGGCCTTCAGCCAAATCTTTGTTTTTAAGTAAGGATAGCTTTTCAAGGTATAGACTCTCCTTTTCTTTCAATAACAACTCAATTTCTCGGAGCATGGAAATTTTTTCCTGTATATAGCAAAGTATTTATGTTGagtttagaaaaagaaaaaaaaaatcctacatTGGAGTAGAACCTGCAAAGTTTCAGTAATTAATTATTAACTTCAAGTCTTAAGCCAACAAGACAGTACTCATCCATAACATGTGTTGTTGCAAAAAAAGCAGAAAATAAGGAAAAGCACGGTACATATTGAGAAATAATTTAAGAGCAAAACTTAAGGAAAATTTCGTGACCCACAGATCTACAGATTGATATGCTTCATAGCCATCGTtttagaggaaaaaaaatagcaaaCATAAATAACGAATGTTTTCAGCACATCAGAAAGTAAAAGAGATGAGTTTAGTTGTGGTCGTGGTGTTACCTCAGACTTCCAAAGTGCTAGACATGGATTACTAGATAGAATTACCAATAGCCAGAAACTaatggtcgtacccagtgcacaaggctcccgctttacgcagggtctgggagaggtgaaaaaCATACAACAAATATGCTAAAGGACACAGGCCACATCCACAAAAGCAGAAGCAAGTGAAAAGCTTCGAAGCCCTTGTCTAACAAGGTCGGGGAAGCACGGTAAAAGTCTGTATATAGAACTTCAGAAACTTGCCAACATCACATATCCTAGGAATTACCTCAGCAGCCTCAGTAGTGGATGAAAGATACTGATAATAATAATGGCGCAATGCATCTGGTACACATGCAGGTGAGTTCTTCCAAACATCTAGATTTTGATC
Protein-coding sequences here:
- the LOC103405790 gene encoding uncharacterized protein isoform X2, yielding MLREIELLLKEKESLYLEKLSLLKNKDLAEGQISTLSKSLEALQKDLKDKENLVQDLKQSLEHQRKELNDCRAEVTALKMHIEAYRSGTNMGAADADQIQPLSLERYKEEIKSLQMELESLKSKNTKAHDFSETTNFEKESVQMEEKVVVVDEDKSVIPPVDVESKVVEKEEDQSLAAQSFHDNTVELKEVSHEVSVGVLSDSSTLVNGDSVSKQNDEPSLGSSLHLMSENLSPENVSEKRGLETIQILADALPKIVPYVLINHREELLPLIMCAIERHPDSSTRDSLTHTLFNLIKRPDEQQRRIIMDACVNLAKNVGEMRTETELLPQCWEQINHMYEERRLLVAQSCGELAEFVRPEIRDSLILSIVQQLIEDSATVVREAAAHNLALLLPLFPTMDKYFKVEELMFQLVCDPSGVVVETTLKQLVPAVNKWGNKLDHILRVLLSHISSSVQRCPPLSGIEGSVESHFRVLGERERWNVDVLLRMLEEILPYVHQKAIEKCPVSSDPETTGSIFSKSFLELYAGGHVQLPAFEWLHVDCFPALIQLACLLPPKEDNLRNQITKFLLAVSELYGDSYLTHIMLPVFLLAVGEEVELTFFPSATHSGIKGLRPRTAVAKRLATMCVLPLLLAGVLGGPSKHEQLVEYLRKLLVEGVPNQSTKCNAEIVDAVRFLCTSEDHHGMIFNLLWEMVVSSNIDMKINAANLLKVIVPYIDAKVASTHILPALVTLGSDQNLSVKYASIDAFGAVAQHFRNDMIVDKIRVQMDAFLEDGSHEAAIAVVRALVVAVPHTTDRLKDYLLSKIFQLTATPPSSDLMRRRERANAFCEAIRALDATDISATSVRDFLMPAIQNLFRDSDALDPAHKEALEIIMKERSGGTFDTISKVMGAGLASSVSSFFGEGGLLGKKESPEPPPEPVESPKAAPSPPAEDTRLRRIMRGNFTDMLRGKAKGPEETQNQ
- the LOC103405790 gene encoding uncharacterized protein isoform X1, whose product is MDVERSSLCNCVVNFLLEENYLLTAFELLHELLDDGRDDQAIRLKDFFADSSKFPPDQISRFNSLRVADPQCLLEEKEAVEEKLAISEYELRLAQEDISKLKAELQKKAESPSNDLRDSNANVSLHNGPEFQRQKRDVSFSDLGPLKDNERRDLNCAVKEYLLIAGYRLTAMTFFEEVTDQNLDVWKNSPACVPDALRHYYYQYLSSTTEAAEEKISMLREIELLLKEKESLYLEKLSLLKNKDLAEGQISTLSKSLEALQKDLKDKENLVQDLKQSLEHQRKELNDCRAEVTALKMHIEAYRSGTNMGAADADQIQPLSLERYKEEIKSLQMELESLKSKNTKAHDFSETTNFEKESVQMEEKVVVVDEDKSVIPPVDVESKVVEKEEDQSLAAQSFHDNTVELKEVSHEVSVGVLSDSSTLVNGDSVSKQNDEPSLGSSLHLMSENLSPENVSEKRGLETIQILADALPKIVPYVLINHREELLPLIMCAIERHPDSSTRDSLTHTLFNLIKRPDEQQRRIIMDACVNLAKNVGEMRTETELLPQCWEQINHMYEERRLLVAQSCGELAEFVRPEIRDSLILSIVQQLIEDSATVVREAAAHNLALLLPLFPTMDKYFKVEELMFQLVCDPSGVVVETTLKQLVPAVNKWGNKLDHILRVLLSHISSSVQRCPPLSGIEGSVESHFRVLGERERWNVDVLLRMLEEILPYVHQKAIEKCPVSSDPETTGSIFSKSFLELYAGGHVQLPAFEWLHVDCFPALIQLACLLPPKEDNLRNQITKFLLAVSELYGDSYLTHIMLPVFLLAVGEEVELTFFPSATHSGIKGLRPRTAVAKRLATMCVLPLLLAGVLGGPSKHEQLVEYLRKLLVEGVPNQSTKCNAEIVDAVRFLCTSEDHHGMIFNLLWEMVVSSNIDMKINAANLLKVIVPYIDAKVASTHILPALVTLGSDQNLSVKYASIDAFGAVAQHFRNDMIVDKIRVQMDAFLEDGSHEAAIAVVRALVVAVPHTTDRLKDYLLSKIFQLTATPPSSDLMRRRERANAFCEAIRALDATDISATSVRDFLMPAIQNLFRDSDALDPAHKEALEIIMKERSGGTFDTISKVMGAGLASSVSSFFGEGGLLGKKESPEPPPEPVESPKAAPSPPAEDTRLRRIMRGNFTDMLRGKAKGPEETQNQ